The Primulina tabacum isolate GXHZ01 chromosome 16, ASM2559414v2, whole genome shotgun sequence genome window below encodes:
- the LOC142529724 gene encoding dol-P-Man:Man(7)GlcNAc(2)-PP-Dol alpha-1,6-mannosyltransferase isoform X2, with amino-acid sequence MVLTSKDMQFYGYDLLLGLIAAFYLFMAPYTKVEESFNIQAMHDILYHRHHIEKYDHLEFPGVVPRTFVGAILVSILASPFVLVASLLQLPKIYSLYAVRLALGCIILSTLRFFRIQIFATVVLRCDILLLVLPLGLELLLSRSISLLKALISCLITALACIGLTILVDSLFWRKLLWPELEVFWFNSILNRSSEWGTHSFHWYFTSALPRSLLAAYPLFLLGILLDRRVWFHVFPVLSFVLLYSKLPHKELRFIISSLPMFNFSAAMAASRVYNNRRKSFWKYLYVAMIGGFMISLGCTFLTFMASYENYPSGHAIKALHKRGYLMENSNETWVHIDTFSAMNGVSRFCENYEPWRYSKEEGIPLGDLQRKNFTYLLSEQSQIGGFECLFSTKGFTRARLNVGFPPAVLVKEPKVFVHGRAGNREIFYKSWPGC; translated from the exons ATGGTTTTAACATCCAAAGATATGCAATTTTATG GCTATGATCTGCTTCTGGGCTTGATTGCTGCTTTTTATTTGTTCATGGCACCTTACACAAAGGTTGAAGAAAGCTTCAATATTCAG GCAATGCACGACATTTTATATCATCGGCATCACATAGAGAAG TATGATCATTTAGAATTTCCAGGAGTGGTTCCTCGAACATTTGTTG GTGCCATTCTTGTGTCAATTTTGGCATCTCCTTTTGTACTGGTAGCAAGTTTACTGCAATTACCAAAGATTTATAGTCTTTATGCAG TTCGTTTGGCTTTAGGGTGTATCATCCTGTCGACATTGCGCTTTTTCCGCATTCAG ATTTTTGCCACTGTTGTCCTTAGATGCGACATCTTATTACTTGTCTTACCTCTGGGGTTGGAGCTATTGCTG TCTAGATCAATTTCATTACTGAAGGCTCTAATATCGTGCTTGATAACTGCTTTGGCTTGCATAG GTCTCACAATACTTGTCGATTCTCTCTTTTGGAGAAAGTTGTTATGGCCTGAACTGGAAGTTTTTTGGTTTAACTCAATTTTGAACCGAAGTTCTGAATGGGGT ACACATTCTTTTCACTGGTACTTCACATCAGCACTTCCCCGCTCTTTGCTGGCTGCATATCCACTCTTTTTG CTAGGTATTTTACTTGACAGAAGAGTTTGGTTTCACGTATTTCCAGTTTTATCCTTcgttttgctttattcaaagcttCCACACAAG GAACTCCGTTTCATCATTAGTTCTCTTCCCATGTTCAATTTTTCAGCTGCAATGGCTGCTAGCAGGGT ATACAACAATAGGAGGAAGAGTTTCTGGAAATATCTCTATGTTGCCATGATTGGAGGCTTCATGATCAG TCTAGGGTGTACATTCTTGACATTTATGGCGTCTTACGAAAACTACCCAAGTGGTCATGCCATAAAAGCTTTGCATAAGAGAG GGTATTTAATGGAAAATTCAAATGAAACATGGGTTCACATTGACACCTTCTCAGCAATGAACGGGGTCTCGCGCTTCTGCGAAAATTATGAACCATGGAG GTATTCGAAAGAAGAAGGGATTCCTCTGGGAGATTTGCAGAGAAAAAATTTTACATACCTCTTAAG TGAGCAATCTCAGATTGGAGGGTTTGAGTGTCTTTTTAGCACAAAGGGGTTCACCAGAGCTCGTCTTAATGTTGGATTTCCTCCCGCAGTACTG GTTAAGGAACCCAAGGTATTTGTCCATGGACGAGCTGGTAACAGGGAGATATTCTATAAAAGCTGGCCAGGATGCTAA
- the LOC142529724 gene encoding dol-P-Man:Man(7)GlcNAc(2)-PP-Dol alpha-1,6-mannosyltransferase isoform X1 — translation MVLTSKDMQFYGYDLLLGLIAAFYLFMAPYTKVEESFNIQAMHDILYHRHHIEKYDHLEFPGVVPRTFVGAILVSILASPFVLVASLLQLPKIYSLYAVRLALGCIILSTLRFFRIQIRKNFGSQVEAFFVILTALQFHVLFYCTRPLPNILAFGLVNLAYGFWFNHRFFAALRCLIFATVVLRCDILLLVLPLGLELLLSRSISLLKALISCLITALACIGLTILVDSLFWRKLLWPELEVFWFNSILNRSSEWGTHSFHWYFTSALPRSLLAAYPLFLLGILLDRRVWFHVFPVLSFVLLYSKLPHKELRFIISSLPMFNFSAAMAASRVYNNRRKSFWKYLYVAMIGGFMISLGCTFLTFMASYENYPSGHAIKALHKRGYLMENSNETWVHIDTFSAMNGVSRFCENYEPWRYSKEEGIPLGDLQRKNFTYLLSEQSQIGGFECLFSTKGFTRARLNVGFPPAVLVKEPKVFVHGRAGNREIFYKSWPGC, via the exons ATGGTTTTAACATCCAAAGATATGCAATTTTATG GCTATGATCTGCTTCTGGGCTTGATTGCTGCTTTTTATTTGTTCATGGCACCTTACACAAAGGTTGAAGAAAGCTTCAATATTCAG GCAATGCACGACATTTTATATCATCGGCATCACATAGAGAAG TATGATCATTTAGAATTTCCAGGAGTGGTTCCTCGAACATTTGTTG GTGCCATTCTTGTGTCAATTTTGGCATCTCCTTTTGTACTGGTAGCAAGTTTACTGCAATTACCAAAGATTTATAGTCTTTATGCAG TTCGTTTGGCTTTAGGGTGTATCATCCTGTCGACATTGCGCTTTTTCCGCATTCAG ATTAGGAAGAATTTTGGCTCTCAAGTTGAAGCCTTCTTTGTAATATTGACCGCACTTCAGTTTCATGTGCTATTCTACTGCACACGCCCACTTCCTAATATATTGGCCTTTGGCTTAG TTAACTTGGCATATGGTTTTTGGTTTAACCATCGTTTTTTTGCGGCATTAAGATGTTTG ATTTTTGCCACTGTTGTCCTTAGATGCGACATCTTATTACTTGTCTTACCTCTGGGGTTGGAGCTATTGCTG TCTAGATCAATTTCATTACTGAAGGCTCTAATATCGTGCTTGATAACTGCTTTGGCTTGCATAG GTCTCACAATACTTGTCGATTCTCTCTTTTGGAGAAAGTTGTTATGGCCTGAACTGGAAGTTTTTTGGTTTAACTCAATTTTGAACCGAAGTTCTGAATGGGGT ACACATTCTTTTCACTGGTACTTCACATCAGCACTTCCCCGCTCTTTGCTGGCTGCATATCCACTCTTTTTG CTAGGTATTTTACTTGACAGAAGAGTTTGGTTTCACGTATTTCCAGTTTTATCCTTcgttttgctttattcaaagcttCCACACAAG GAACTCCGTTTCATCATTAGTTCTCTTCCCATGTTCAATTTTTCAGCTGCAATGGCTGCTAGCAGGGT ATACAACAATAGGAGGAAGAGTTTCTGGAAATATCTCTATGTTGCCATGATTGGAGGCTTCATGATCAG TCTAGGGTGTACATTCTTGACATTTATGGCGTCTTACGAAAACTACCCAAGTGGTCATGCCATAAAAGCTTTGCATAAGAGAG GGTATTTAATGGAAAATTCAAATGAAACATGGGTTCACATTGACACCTTCTCAGCAATGAACGGGGTCTCGCGCTTCTGCGAAAATTATGAACCATGGAG GTATTCGAAAGAAGAAGGGATTCCTCTGGGAGATTTGCAGAGAAAAAATTTTACATACCTCTTAAG TGAGCAATCTCAGATTGGAGGGTTTGAGTGTCTTTTTAGCACAAAGGGGTTCACCAGAGCTCGTCTTAATGTTGGATTTCCTCCCGCAGTACTG GTTAAGGAACCCAAGGTATTTGTCCATGGACGAGCTGGTAACAGGGAGATATTCTATAAAAGCTGGCCAGGATGCTAA